The Deltaproteobacteria bacterium nucleotide sequence GCAGGAGTTGGCCGCTAAAAGGATGGTCTTTAACCGCTTTGGCAAAGGCCTTGGCCGCCTCTTTGAAAGTCTCCGGATCGGCAATGGCATCCGGAGCATTGCCCCGTTGATCCACCACCAGGGCCTTCAACCCCTTGGCCCCCATGACCGCACCAAGCCCTCCACGGCCGGCAGCCCGGCAGGGACGGCCATCGATATCCGAGGCCTGAATGGAAGCGGCCTTTAACCGTTGCTCACCGGCCGGACCGATGCACATAACCGCCGTCTTATCGCCGTAAGTCTGCAATAGTTTTTCTGTCAGGGCATAGGTCCGCATCCCCTGGTATTCGTGAGCGGGCAGAAGGCTGGCCCCTCCTTTTTCATCAACCCGCAAAAGAAACCATTCCCCCTCTTTAGGCTGACCTTCGACAATAATGGCCGTAATCCCCAGACGTCCCAAGGCGGCGGCAATGGTGCCTCCGGCATTGCTTTCTTTAATGGTGCCGGTCAGAGGGCTTTTGGCCCCGACGGATATCCGGCTGGTATTGACTAACGGGGTCCCGCTCAAGAGCCCGGGGGCAAAAATGAGCTTGTTTTCCGGGCCTAAGGGATCACAAAGGGCCGGTACCTCGGCATTGATCATAATGGAGGTCAAGCCCCTGCCTCCGAGACCGAGGTATTGCTGTGGGACCTCTTCAAAACCGACGGTCTTGTTCGACATATTTACTTTTAAAAATTTCATTGTCCACTCCTTTGCTAAAGTGATATGTCCTTGCCCGGGCTTCCTTGGGCTGATTTATACTATAAACACTATAAACATTTGAACCCGCCTGTCTACCTTTTTTTGCAGGGATGCTTAGAAGTCTAAGCATCCCCACTCTTAGACTATCTTATTAAACCTCCATGCCCCGTTAGGGCGACACGAAACATAAAAAGGGGGTTCCTTTAAATTCCGAAATCCGAAATCTAAAATCTGAAATTGACTTAATCCCAGGCGCAGACCCAACGCCCATTAATTTGCCGTTTGACCATGGCATCGGCCACGTCATTGATCTGTTCCACCTTAAATTTTTTACTGATCAATTTGTCGAGTTTCAGATCCTCCTTCATGGCCATGTTGATCAGTCGGGGGATATCCACCTGGGTCGAAATGGATCCGTAAAGATTTCCCAAAATTGATTTTTGATGCAACGGCAGGAGCATGAGCGGCAGATTGGTGGTCTGGTCAAAGGGCGTGATTCCGGGAATGACCAATTTTCCACCTATTCCGGTGGACCAATAGGCCTGGATAATGGCCCCCGGATCGCCAATGGCCTCGAAGGCCACATCGACCCCGCCGCCCATCCAGTTACCGTCTTCCATCTGAACCCCGCCGGTCATGGTTAAGATAATCGGAACGGGATCATCTTTGGAATTATCGATAAAATGGGTGGCGCCGAAATCCAGGGCCAGGTCTTTTTTACTTCCTTCCAGATCTACGGCGATTATCGGGTTGGCGTGTCGCATGACCGCTGCTCGAAGGATATTTAACCCCACCCCTCCCAAACCATAAATGACTACCGAATCTCCGGGTTTAATCTGGGCCGTATTAAAGACCGACCCCCACCCGGTCGGCACACAGCAGCCCATAAAACAGGCCTGGTCCAATGGGAATTCTTTGGGGATGGCAATGGCCCCGTCTTCGGGCATGACCGTGTAATCGGAAAAACCGGAGACAAAATTACCATGTCGAACCATCTCTCCATTTTTGTCGGTCAATCTGGAAGTCCCGTCCAGCAGCACGCCCCCCAAGAAGGCCCCGAAGTTGCCGCTACAGATATTGCCCATGCCGCGCAGACACTGAGGGCACTTACCGCAGGGGATCATCCAGGTCCCCACCACGTGATCGCCCTTCTTGACTTTCGTGACACCCGGTCCGATATCTTCAACGATGCCGGCCATTTCATGGCCGATGGCCAGTGGAAGGGCTATCGGTATTTCTCCCAACATGAGATGCAGATCAGAATGGCAAAATCCCGTAAAGGCAGAC carries:
- a CDS encoding Zn-dependent alcohol dehydrogenase, with the protein product MKIKSAVLREPNKPLTIEELELAPPKEKEVLVKSAFTGFCHSDLHLMLGEIPIALPLAIGHEMAGIVEDIGPGVTKVKKGDHVVGTWMIPCGKCPQCLRGMGNICSGNFGAFLGGVLLDGTSRLTDKNGEMVRHGNFVSGFSDYTVMPEDGAIAIPKEFPLDQACFMGCCVPTGWGSVFNTAQIKPGDSVVIYGLGGVGLNILRAAVMRHANPIIAVDLEGSKKDLALDFGATHFIDNSKDDPVPIILTMTGGVQMEDGNWMGGGVDVAFEAIGDPGAIIQAYWSTGIGGKLVIPGITPFDQTTNLPLMLLPLHQKSILGNLYGSISTQVDIPRLINMAMKEDLKLDKLISKKFKVEQINDVADAMVKRQINGRWVCAWD